One Mucilaginibacter ginkgonis genomic region harbors:
- the pxpB gene encoding 5-oxoprolinase subunit PxpB → MAGSNNADIQIYYLSEGALTVQFGNQISNQALANVQRLNNLVCQSPFDGLISTVPAYTTLSVFFDPVIVIADQAMQGVDCFEKVSNFIKERIAEKSTNAAGNFHTVEVPVCYGGDFGPDLDFVAKTNGLSADEVISIHHSAKYTVGMIGFLPGFAYLMGLDERLATPRKASPRKFVPAGSVGIAGSQTGIYPLDSPGGWQIIGRTPLTMFNAEGEQTSLLKAGDKVVFKPITRDEFNFITGNQYADQDQ, encoded by the coding sequence ATGGCCGGGTCTAACAACGCTGACATACAGATCTATTACCTTAGTGAAGGCGCGTTAACGGTGCAATTTGGAAACCAGATCAGCAACCAGGCGCTGGCAAATGTGCAGCGTTTAAACAACCTTGTCTGTCAGTCGCCGTTTGACGGATTGATTTCCACCGTGCCGGCTTATACTACGCTATCAGTTTTTTTTGATCCTGTTATTGTGATCGCCGACCAGGCGATGCAGGGCGTAGACTGCTTTGAGAAAGTGTCGAATTTTATAAAGGAACGTATTGCTGAAAAAAGCACAAACGCAGCCGGCAACTTTCACACAGTAGAGGTACCAGTATGCTACGGTGGCGACTTTGGTCCTGATCTGGATTTTGTAGCTAAAACTAATGGTTTAAGTGCGGATGAAGTGATAAGCATACATCATAGCGCAAAATATACGGTGGGGATGATAGGCTTTTTGCCCGGGTTCGCGTACCTGATGGGGTTGGATGAACGATTGGCTACACCCAGAAAAGCATCGCCGCGTAAATTTGTACCTGCAGGGTCGGTAGGGATAGCGGGGAGCCAGACAGGTATCTATCCTTTAGACAGCCCCGGCGGATGGCAGATCATCGGGCGAACGCCCCTAACAATGTTCAATGCCGAAGGCGAACAAACAAGTTTGCTAAAGGCGGGCGATAAAGTAGTTTTTAAACCAATTACCCGTGACGAATTTAATTTTATAACCGGCAACCAGTATGCAGATCAGGATCAATAA
- a CDS encoding DUF58 domain-containing protein: MELSAENQVRQLANLELLARQVVEGFITGLHQSPFHGFSVEFAEHRLYNTGESVKNIDWKLFARTDKLFVKQYEEETNLRSYLLLDTSSSMNFPDRITNKLQFSIYAIASLMYLFKRQRDAFGLGLFADDLQMLSAARSTTQHLFYLYAQLEKAYESPRLNAQTNITGVMHRVAEELHQRSMVIIFSDMLENAISPEKMNALFAAIQHLKYNKHEVIIFNVADHKLEVGFDFGNRPHRFIDMESGEEVKIHPNRVRDSYVNSLSEYRRQLELKCAQYKIDIVDADINGGYYDVLKAYLIKRNKMI; this comes from the coding sequence ATGGAACTCAGTGCAGAAAATCAGGTAAGGCAACTAGCTAACTTAGAATTATTAGCCAGGCAAGTGGTAGAAGGTTTTATAACCGGCCTGCATCAAAGCCCGTTTCATGGATTTTCTGTTGAGTTTGCCGAACATCGGCTTTATAACACAGGCGAGTCCGTCAAGAATATCGACTGGAAACTTTTTGCCCGCACAGACAAGTTGTTTGTAAAGCAATACGAAGAGGAGACCAACCTGCGCAGTTACCTTTTGCTGGATACCTCTTCTTCGATGAATTTTCCAGACCGTATTACCAATAAGCTGCAGTTTAGCATTTACGCCATAGCCTCGCTTATGTACTTGTTCAAAAGGCAACGCGACGCCTTTGGTTTAGGCCTTTTCGCGGATGATCTGCAGATGCTTAGCGCAGCCCGTTCAACCACACAGCACCTGTTTTACTTGTATGCCCAGTTAGAGAAAGCATACGAGTCGCCGCGGCTCAACGCGCAAACTAATATAACCGGTGTGATGCACCGCGTGGCCGAAGAGTTACATCAGCGCAGCATGGTCATCATTTTTAGCGATATGCTGGAGAATGCGATCAGCCCCGAAAAAATGAATGCTTTGTTCGCGGCTATACAGCATTTGAAATATAACAAACACGAGGTGATCATTTTTAATGTTGCCGATCATAAGCTGGAAGTAGGGTTTGACTTTGGTAACCGCCCGCACCGTTTTATAGATATGGAAAGCGGCGAAGAAGTGAAGATACATCCAAATAGAGTACGCGACAGTTATGTAAATTCTTTGAGCGAGTACAGGCGGCAGCTGGAACTCAAATGCGCGCAATATAAGATTGATATTGTTGACGCTGACATAAACGGCGGCTACTATGACGTTTTAAAAGCCTATCTTATAAAGCGCAACAAAATGATTTAA
- the trxA gene encoding thioredoxin, giving the protein MALEITDANFDEVVLKSDKPVLVDFWAEWCGPCRMVGPVVEEIAKEYDGQAVVGKVDVDSNPGISMKYGIRNIPALLFFKNGEIVDKQIGAVPKSVLAGKLQSQLA; this is encoded by the coding sequence ATGGCTTTAGAAATTACAGACGCGAACTTCGATGAAGTTGTGTTAAAATCAGATAAACCGGTACTAGTAGATTTTTGGGCAGAGTGGTGTGGCCCTTGTCGTATGGTTGGCCCTGTTGTAGAAGAAATTGCAAAAGAATATGACGGCCAGGCAGTAGTAGGTAAAGTTGATGTAGATAGCAACCCCGGCATTTCTATGAAATACGGTATCCGCAACATCCCGGCTTTACTATTTTTCAAAAATGGCGAAATAGTAGATAAGCAAATCGGCGCTGTGCCTAAATCTGTACTTGCAGGCAAACTGCAAAGCCAGCTGGCATAA
- a CDS encoding sensor histidine kinase, producing MKLQIKLTLYNTLTKVAVIVFSGILIYLSLERISYHHISVRLQNKKREFFRELSSTGLSSVLEQQKFYADYNILKDDYIQVKQIASMPASAIVDTFSTGQRTIEGTTDTYRILRCRFNNKNKTYQLEVGNTLDAVEDLKSTIQGYTLIILGVALTLSLLSDMFFTKYLLSPLYRIIDKKLIRVNDPLNFDYEKVATTTDDFSLLDDSISSLMKKITGMFMLEKQFIANVSHELLTPISIISSRLENMLSHETLSEDAENKIFASLKTLNRLKSIINGLLLISQVENNQFNKNDKVNIAELIAETAEELEDRLEDKEITFQNDLKYASQITGNRALIHTMLFNLFNNAIKYNYKSGTIKVKDRWADGRYSLVISDSGIGMNQQQIDNAFNRFEKFDTGEPESFGLGLAIVKSITIFHGIDITIHSAKDKGTAINLLFKAES from the coding sequence ATGAAACTGCAGATTAAACTTACGCTCTACAACACCCTAACCAAGGTGGCTGTGATCGTATTCTCGGGTATCCTTATCTATCTATCGCTCGAAAGGATTTCTTACCATCATATCTCCGTCCGGCTGCAAAATAAAAAGCGTGAGTTTTTCAGGGAATTGAGCTCGACAGGTTTGTCTAGCGTATTAGAACAGCAAAAGTTTTATGCCGATTATAATATTCTTAAAGATGATTACATACAGGTAAAGCAAATCGCATCTATGCCCGCGTCTGCAATAGTCGACACTTTTAGCACCGGGCAGCGCACCATCGAAGGCACAACAGATACCTATCGCATTTTACGGTGCAGGTTCAATAATAAAAATAAAACATACCAATTAGAGGTTGGCAATACGCTCGACGCTGTAGAAGACCTTAAAAGCACTATACAAGGCTACACGTTGATTATACTAGGCGTGGCCCTTACCTTATCGCTTTTAAGCGACATGTTTTTCACTAAATACCTGCTTAGTCCGCTTTATCGCATTATAGATAAAAAGCTTATCCGCGTAAACGACCCGCTTAATTTCGATTACGAAAAAGTTGCCACTACTACTGATGACTTTAGTTTGCTTGATGACAGCATTAGTTCGCTGATGAAAAAGATAACAGGCATGTTTATGCTGGAAAAGCAATTCATAGCCAATGTATCGCATGAGCTACTCACGCCGATCTCTATCATCAGTTCGCGATTGGAGAATATGCTTTCGCACGAAACACTTTCTGAAGATGCCGAGAACAAGATCTTCGCTTCGCTGAAAACTTTAAACCGCTTAAAGTCTATCATAAACGGCCTGTTACTGATATCGCAGGTTGAGAACAATCAGTTCAACAAAAATGACAAAGTAAATATCGCGGAGCTGATAGCAGAGACCGCCGAAGAACTGGAGGACCGTTTAGAAGATAAAGAGATCACCTTCCAAAACGATTTGAAATATGCTTCGCAGATTACCGGTAACCGCGCGCTTATACATACAATGTTGTTTAATCTTTTTAATAACGCTATTAAATACAATTATAAAAGCGGGACAATTAAAGTAAAAGATCGATGGGCTGATGGCAGATATAGCCTGGTGATCAGCGATAGCGGCATTGGCATGAACCAGCAGCAAATAGATAACGCGTTTAACCGTTTTGAGAAATTTGATACGGGTGAACCCGAAAGCTTTGGATTGGGCTTAGCTATCGTAAAAAGTATCACCATTTTCCACGGTATCGATATTACTATCCACTCCGCAAAAGACAAGGGAACAGCTATAAACCTGCTGTTTAAGGCCGAAAGCTAA